One region of Anaeromyxobacter paludicola genomic DNA includes:
- a CDS encoding DUF6250 domain-containing protein, protein MMEPSASAGLPPPLPAASPDRRLGWRGWVAVAACVLAANAALLHLALRGPAAATVPGPRYQDRFDRARLGPGWFTTGGHWRIVKGELLSPGPKNNPLWLELRLPRDVAIEFDARSETGTGDRAGDIKFEVFGDGRNHASGYVCIFGGWGNQISAIARLDEHGRDRVERSDRKVQIGRTYHMRLERRGRTLRWLVDGAPFLSFDDAAPLEGPGHDRFGFSGWEADVYFDDLRIAPL, encoded by the coding sequence ATGATGGAGCCCTCGGCCAGCGCCGGCCTCCCCCCGCCGCTCCCCGCGGCGAGCCCGGACCGCCGCCTCGGCTGGCGGGGCTGGGTCGCCGTCGCCGCCTGCGTGCTCGCCGCCAACGCCGCCCTCCTCCACCTCGCCCTGCGCGGCCCCGCCGCCGCGACCGTCCCGGGGCCGCGTTACCAGGACCGCTTCGATCGCGCCCGCCTCGGGCCCGGCTGGTTCACCACCGGCGGGCACTGGCGCATCGTGAAGGGCGAGCTCCTCTCCCCCGGGCCGAAGAACAACCCGCTCTGGCTCGAGCTGCGGCTGCCGCGCGACGTGGCGATCGAGTTCGACGCCCGGAGCGAGACCGGCACCGGCGATCGCGCCGGCGACATCAAGTTCGAGGTCTTCGGCGACGGGCGGAACCACGCCTCCGGCTACGTCTGCATCTTCGGGGGCTGGGGGAACCAGATCTCCGCCATCGCGAGGCTCGACGAGCACGGCCGCGACCGCGTGGAGCGGAGCGATCGCAAGGTCCAGATCGGCCGGACCTACCACATGCGGCTGGAGCGCCGTGGCCGGACCCTGCGCTGGCTCGTGGACGGCGCGCCGTTCCTCTCGTTCGACGACGCGGCGCCGCTCGAAGGCCCGGGGCACGACCGCTTCGGCTTCTCCGGCTGGGAGGCCGACGTCTACTTCGACGACCTGCGGATCGCGCCGCTGTAG
- a CDS encoding methyl-accepting chemotaxis protein, whose product MPGPTRFPPRLARASLGALGAALVLTLAVAALRFGGGPAALEVALWTLLAASLVAALGAGVAHARASARAGAALLAEIEGLREALAAGRLEARAEPSRHPGELGRVVEALNAAVEVLADKAAWYEAIVDAVPFPIHVTDADMKWTFMNKPFEKLMVEAGKVKDRKDAVGKACSNASANICNTDACGIVQLKKGKAESFFDWCGMGCKQDTSRLLDRKGRTIGYVEVVQDLTPMIRQRDFTRVGVERLAGNLARLAQGDLRFDLQSQKADPHTAEAHAYFSRIDGNLGQVRQAMEKVFADVGTLSRAAVAGDLERRADAAGHQGDFRKIVEGINATLDSMADRAAWYEAIIDAVPFPVHVTDADMKWTFMNKPFEKLMVEAGKVKDRKDAVGKACSNASANICNTDACGIVQLKKGKAESFFDWCGMGCKQDTSFLVNRKGERVGFVEVVTDLTPLIRVRDYTKQEVQRLTGNLARLASGDLAFDLAVSEGDAHTTEMRGNFARIGKDLAGVKQALDAVFGDVNLLADAAVEGELQRRAEAARHQGEFRKIVDGMNRTLDAVVAPMNETTATLERLARRDLRARVEGAYQGEHARLKDAVNATAEALDGALSQVSAAVGQVSSAAGQIASSSQAVASGASEQAASLQQTTASLESVAGMAKSSAENAGQANALAQGAKGAALEGAASMEQMQGAMAKIRASAEGTSQIIKDINEIAFQTNLLALNAAVEAARAGEAGRGFAVVAEEVRSLAMRSKEAAQKTEELIRDSVKQAGEGAQTSRQVSDKLSQIVGSIGKVTDIVAEITAAAREQSNGLQQLNEAISQMDKVTQQNAASSEESSSAAGELSSQAEELAAMVGAFELSGAVRAAAAPRAPRRAPAPRLPLRAPAAPAARRPAAGIPLTPAELIPLEREDLGSF is encoded by the coding sequence ATGCCCGGCCCCACCCGCTTCCCCCCGCGCCTCGCGCGCGCGTCCCTGGGCGCGCTCGGCGCTGCCCTGGTCCTCACGCTGGCGGTCGCGGCGCTGCGCTTCGGCGGCGGCCCCGCCGCCCTCGAGGTGGCGCTCTGGACGCTGCTCGCCGCCAGCCTCGTCGCGGCGCTCGGGGCCGGGGTCGCGCACGCCCGGGCCAGCGCCCGCGCGGGCGCGGCGCTGCTGGCGGAGATCGAGGGGCTGCGGGAGGCCCTCGCCGCCGGGCGGCTCGAGGCGCGCGCCGAGCCCTCGCGGCACCCCGGCGAGCTCGGGCGGGTGGTCGAGGCGCTCAACGCGGCCGTCGAGGTCCTCGCCGACAAGGCCGCCTGGTACGAGGCGATCGTGGACGCGGTCCCCTTCCCGATCCACGTCACCGACGCCGACATGAAGTGGACCTTCATGAACAAGCCGTTCGAGAAGCTGATGGTGGAGGCCGGCAAGGTGAAGGACCGCAAGGACGCGGTCGGCAAGGCCTGCAGCAACGCCTCCGCCAACATCTGCAACACCGACGCCTGCGGCATCGTGCAGCTCAAGAAGGGCAAGGCCGAGAGCTTCTTCGACTGGTGCGGCATGGGCTGCAAGCAGGACACCTCCCGCCTGCTCGACCGGAAGGGCCGGACCATCGGCTACGTCGAGGTGGTGCAGGATCTCACCCCCATGATCCGGCAGCGCGACTTCACGCGCGTCGGGGTGGAGCGGCTCGCCGGGAACCTCGCCCGCCTGGCCCAGGGCGATCTCCGCTTCGACCTCCAGTCGCAGAAGGCCGACCCGCACACCGCCGAGGCCCACGCCTACTTCAGCCGGATCGACGGCAACCTCGGCCAGGTGAGGCAGGCGATGGAGAAGGTCTTCGCCGACGTCGGGACGCTCTCGCGGGCGGCGGTGGCGGGCGACCTCGAGCGGCGGGCCGACGCGGCCGGCCACCAGGGCGACTTCCGCAAGATCGTGGAGGGGATCAACGCCACCCTCGACAGCATGGCGGACCGGGCGGCCTGGTACGAGGCGATCATCGACGCGGTGCCGTTCCCGGTGCACGTCACCGACGCCGACATGAAGTGGACCTTCATGAACAAGCCGTTCGAGAAGCTGATGGTGGAGGCCGGCAAGGTGAAGGACCGCAAGGACGCGGTCGGCAAGGCCTGCAGCAACGCCTCCGCCAACATCTGCAACACCGACGCCTGCGGCATCGTGCAGCTCAAGAAGGGCAAGGCCGAGAGCTTCTTCGACTGGTGCGGCATGGGCTGCAAGCAGGACACCTCGTTCCTCGTGAACCGCAAGGGGGAGCGCGTCGGCTTCGTCGAGGTGGTGACCGATCTCACCCCGCTCATCCGGGTGCGGGACTACACGAAGCAGGAGGTGCAGCGGCTCACCGGGAACCTGGCGCGGCTCGCCTCGGGCGACCTCGCCTTCGACCTCGCGGTGAGCGAGGGCGACGCGCACACCACCGAGATGCGCGGGAACTTCGCCCGCATCGGGAAGGACCTCGCCGGGGTGAAGCAGGCGCTCGACGCGGTCTTCGGCGACGTGAACCTCCTCGCCGACGCGGCCGTCGAGGGCGAGCTGCAGCGGCGCGCCGAGGCGGCGCGGCACCAGGGCGAGTTCCGGAAGATCGTGGACGGCATGAACCGGACGCTCGACGCCGTCGTGGCGCCGATGAACGAGACCACGGCGACCCTGGAGCGGCTCGCCCGACGCGACCTGCGCGCCCGGGTCGAGGGCGCTTACCAGGGGGAGCACGCCCGGCTCAAGGACGCGGTCAACGCCACCGCCGAGGCGCTCGACGGCGCGCTGTCGCAGGTGAGCGCGGCGGTCGGCCAGGTCTCCTCGGCGGCCGGCCAGATCGCCTCGTCCAGCCAGGCGGTCGCGAGCGGCGCCTCCGAGCAGGCCGCCTCGCTGCAGCAGACGACGGCCAGCCTCGAGTCGGTCGCGGGCATGGCGAAGTCGAGCGCCGAGAACGCGGGGCAGGCGAACGCCCTGGCGCAGGGCGCGAAGGGCGCGGCGCTCGAGGGCGCCGCGTCGATGGAGCAGATGCAGGGCGCCATGGCCAAGATCCGCGCCTCCGCCGAGGGCACCTCGCAGATCATCAAGGACATCAACGAGATCGCCTTCCAGACCAACCTCCTCGCCCTCAACGCGGCCGTCGAGGCGGCCCGCGCCGGCGAGGCGGGGCGCGGCTTCGCGGTGGTGGCCGAGGAGGTGCGCTCGCTCGCCATGCGGTCCAAGGAGGCGGCCCAGAAGACCGAGGAGCTCATCCGCGACTCCGTGAAGCAGGCCGGCGAGGGCGCGCAGACCTCGCGGCAGGTCTCGGACAAGCTCTCCCAGATCGTGGGCTCGATCGGGAAGGTGACCGACATCGTCGCCGAGATCACCGCGGCCGCGCGCGAGCAGTCGAACGGGCTCCAGCAGCTCAACGAGGCCATCTCGCAGATGGACAAGGTGACGCAGCAGAACGCCGCCAGCTCGGAGGAGTCCTCCTCCGCGGCGGGCGAGCTCTCGAGCCAGGCCGAGGAGCTCGCGGCGATGGTCGGCGCGTTCGAGCTCAGCGGCGCCGTCCGCGCGGCCGCCGCGCCCCGCGCGCCGCGGCGCGCGCCCGCCCCCCGGCTCCCCCTCCGCGCGCCCGCGGCTCCCGCCGCGCGGCGGCCGGCGGCCGGCATCCCGCTCACGCCGGCGGAGCTGATCCCGCTCGAGCGGGAGGATCTCGGGTCGTTCTAG
- a CDS encoding DUF4159 domain-containing protein, with translation MRRRTFLGAALGGAAALALPRRARAFGDTARLVIGQIQHGGRWNPRPTGLRRLCWELVQRTSIEAGEDAAPVRLGQPGLHRTPMLYLSGDGALPPFPEPELAALRRHLQQGGFLLVDAADGSDGAGFDASVRRELARLLPASPLTRVAREHVLYKSFYLLDHQGGRVLAKPWLEAQVLNGRLAVVYSQNDLAGAWARGAFGDWEYECTPGGEPQRETAFRLGVNLAMYALCTDYKDDAVHLPFILRRRS, from the coding sequence ATGCGCCGACGAACCTTCCTGGGAGCCGCCCTCGGCGGCGCCGCCGCCCTCGCCCTGCCGCGCCGGGCGCGCGCCTTCGGGGACACCGCCCGCCTGGTGATCGGCCAGATCCAGCACGGCGGGCGCTGGAACCCGCGCCCCACCGGGCTGCGCCGGCTCTGCTGGGAGCTCGTGCAGCGCACCAGCATCGAGGCCGGCGAGGACGCCGCGCCGGTCCGGCTCGGGCAGCCCGGCCTCCACCGCACCCCGATGCTCTACCTCTCGGGCGACGGGGCCCTGCCGCCCTTCCCCGAGCCCGAGCTGGCCGCCCTGCGGCGGCACCTGCAGCAGGGCGGGTTCCTGCTGGTGGACGCGGCCGACGGCTCCGACGGGGCCGGGTTCGACGCCTCCGTCCGGCGCGAGCTCGCGCGGCTGCTCCCGGCCTCGCCGCTCACCCGGGTCGCCCGGGAGCACGTGCTCTACAAGTCCTTCTACCTGCTCGACCACCAGGGCGGCCGGGTGCTCGCGAAGCCGTGGCTGGAGGCGCAGGTGCTGAACGGCCGGCTCGCGGTCGTCTACTCCCAGAACGACCTCGCGGGCGCCTGGGCCCGCGGCGCCTTCGGCGACTGGGAGTACGAGTGCACCCCGGGCGGCGAGCCCCAGCGCGAGACCGCCTTCCGCCTCGGCGTCAACCTCGCGATGTACGCCCTCTGCACCGACTACAAGGACGACGCCGTCCACCTGCCCTTCATCCTCCGGAGGCGCAGTTGA
- a CDS encoding glutamine amidotransferase, whose translation MSGATTAYNAWRLTLLSPFPRWALALFAAAAVLAVALAWRGLRSEARPGRRALLVALRAASALLALFLLAEPAVQLLQTARVKNRLAILVDTSRSMAFPVEPGGESRAAAAAAFVRAHRADLERLSDRVNLEWYAFDRELAASDPASLGAPRPPQGGRTDLLGALKSLSQGAAGSGRRLAGALVVSDGADNAALAQGLSPAARAELRALGFPVTAAAAGSGAPKDLAIERVAVDDFAFVRNTVTAEVTLTARGFSREEVRVVLRREGAVVAAGTVRLEPGKERYTLPLSFAPDTTGTFVFTVAAPVFPGEAVAENNARSFVLRVIRDRVRVLLVAGRPSWDERFLRGLLKQDPNVDLVSFFILRTAGDNAGPQEDLSLIPFPVNEIFGTQLKTFDAVLFVDFAYQPYRALDIERLLPGLRDYVLGGGGFAMLGGEQSFGEGRYGETPLAEVLPVDAAAGLGVTAEAVRPRLTPEGRRHPLTSLVPGEGPNEAAWAALPPLPGLNLTRALPPESGAQVLLEAPAAQVLGRPAPVVAVREAGQGRALAVTTDSSWYWGFLAAEATGSSRAYQRFWSNALRWLVRDPELTPVKVEPDRPQVEPGEPLGVTVTARGADYGPAAGAPVSAELVSEDGKVVARAEGKAGADGAAHLELAPPGPGAYRVVARARTRCREGTPCPADAPAESASGAAAVRTSGPEDADAAPRPELLRAVSDATGGAFLALPSRSLPDLPLADPEVVEVGRRKDVPIWDRGWFLAALCLTLGAEWILRRRFGWW comes from the coding sequence TTGAGCGGCGCGACCACCGCCTACAACGCCTGGCGGCTGACGCTGCTCTCTCCGTTCCCCCGCTGGGCGCTCGCGCTCTTCGCCGCGGCCGCGGTGCTCGCCGTCGCGCTCGCCTGGCGCGGGCTGCGGTCCGAGGCGCGGCCGGGGCGGCGCGCCCTGCTGGTCGCGCTCCGGGCCGCTTCGGCGCTCCTGGCGCTCTTCCTGCTCGCCGAGCCCGCGGTGCAGCTCCTCCAGACCGCCCGCGTGAAGAACCGGCTCGCGATCCTGGTGGACACCTCGCGCTCGATGGCCTTCCCCGTCGAGCCCGGGGGCGAGAGCCGGGCCGCCGCGGCCGCCGCCTTCGTCCGGGCCCACCGGGCGGACCTCGAGCGGCTCTCCGACCGCGTGAACCTCGAGTGGTACGCCTTCGACCGGGAGCTCGCCGCGTCCGACCCGGCGTCGCTGGGCGCGCCGCGGCCGCCGCAGGGCGGGCGCACCGACCTCCTCGGCGCGCTCAAGTCGCTCTCGCAGGGCGCGGCCGGCTCCGGCCGCCGGCTCGCCGGCGCGCTCGTCGTCTCGGACGGCGCCGACAACGCCGCGCTCGCCCAGGGGCTCTCCCCGGCGGCGCGCGCCGAGCTGCGCGCGCTCGGGTTCCCGGTCACCGCCGCCGCGGCCGGGTCTGGCGCTCCCAAGGACCTCGCCATCGAGCGGGTCGCGGTGGACGACTTCGCCTTCGTGCGGAACACCGTGACCGCCGAGGTGACCCTCACCGCCCGCGGCTTCTCGCGCGAGGAGGTGCGGGTGGTGCTGCGGCGGGAGGGGGCGGTGGTGGCCGCCGGGACCGTCCGGCTCGAGCCGGGCAAGGAGCGCTACACCCTCCCCCTCTCCTTCGCGCCCGACACCACCGGGACCTTCGTCTTCACCGTCGCGGCCCCGGTCTTCCCGGGCGAGGCGGTGGCCGAGAACAACGCCCGCTCCTTCGTGCTGCGCGTCATCCGGGATCGGGTGCGGGTGCTGCTGGTGGCCGGCCGCCCGAGCTGGGACGAGCGGTTCCTTCGCGGGCTCCTGAAGCAGGATCCCAACGTCGATCTGGTGAGCTTCTTCATCCTCCGGACCGCCGGCGACAACGCCGGCCCGCAGGAGGACCTCTCCCTCATCCCGTTCCCGGTCAACGAGATCTTCGGGACGCAGCTCAAGACGTTCGACGCCGTCCTCTTCGTGGACTTCGCCTACCAGCCCTACCGCGCGCTCGACATCGAGCGGCTCCTGCCCGGCCTGCGCGACTACGTGCTCGGCGGCGGCGGGTTCGCCATGCTGGGCGGCGAGCAGAGCTTCGGGGAGGGGCGCTACGGCGAGACCCCGCTCGCCGAGGTGCTGCCGGTGGACGCCGCCGCCGGGCTGGGCGTGACCGCGGAGGCGGTCCGGCCGCGCCTCACCCCCGAAGGCCGCCGCCACCCGCTCACGAGCCTCGTCCCCGGCGAGGGCCCGAACGAGGCCGCCTGGGCGGCGCTCCCGCCGCTGCCGGGGCTCAACCTGACCCGCGCCCTGCCCCCGGAGTCCGGCGCGCAGGTGCTGCTCGAGGCGCCGGCGGCCCAGGTCCTCGGCCGCCCGGCGCCGGTGGTGGCGGTGCGAGAGGCGGGGCAGGGGCGCGCGCTCGCCGTCACCACCGACAGCAGCTGGTACTGGGGCTTCCTCGCCGCCGAGGCGACCGGCTCGTCCCGCGCCTACCAGCGGTTCTGGTCGAACGCCCTCCGCTGGCTGGTGCGGGACCCGGAGCTCACGCCGGTGAAGGTGGAGCCCGACCGGCCGCAGGTCGAGCCGGGCGAGCCGCTCGGCGTCACCGTGACCGCACGGGGCGCCGACTACGGGCCCGCCGCCGGGGCCCCGGTCTCGGCCGAGCTCGTCTCGGAGGACGGCAAGGTGGTCGCCCGGGCCGAGGGGAAGGCCGGCGCCGACGGCGCGGCCCACCTCGAGCTCGCGCCGCCGGGCCCCGGCGCCTACCGGGTGGTCGCGCGGGCGCGCACCCGCTGCCGCGAGGGCACGCCCTGCCCGGCCGACGCTCCGGCCGAGAGCGCGTCGGGCGCCGCCGCGGTGCGCACCTCCGGGCCGGAGGACGCCGACGCGGCGCCCCGGCCCGAGCTGCTCCGCGCGGTGTCGGACGCGACCGGCGGGGCCTTCCTCGCCCTGCCCTCCCGCTCGCTCCCCGACCTCCCGCTCGCGGATCCCGAGGTGGTCGAGGTGGGGCGGCGCAAGGACGTGCCGATCTGGGATCGCGGGTGGTTCCTGGCCGCCCTCTGCCTGACCCTCGGGGCGGAGTGGATCCTGCGCCGGCGCTTCGGCTGGTGGTAG
- a CDS encoding FKBP-type peptidyl-prolyl cis-trans isomerase, whose translation MQIGKGSVVEIDYRLHLGDGKVVDQSEPGEPLAYIHGEGNIVPGLENALSGMGVGDSKQVVVAPGEGYGEHDARGVQQVPRNAFPPDFTPEVGMEAQAQGPDGEQINFVITGVTADTVTIDMNHPLAGKTLHFDITVRGVRAATPDELQHGHVHGAGGHEH comes from the coding sequence ATGCAGATCGGCAAGGGCAGCGTGGTGGAGATCGATTACCGGCTGCACCTCGGGGACGGAAAGGTCGTCGACCAGTCGGAGCCCGGCGAGCCGCTCGCCTACATCCACGGCGAGGGGAACATCGTCCCCGGCCTCGAGAACGCCCTGTCCGGCATGGGCGTGGGCGACTCGAAGCAGGTGGTGGTGGCCCCCGGCGAGGGTTACGGCGAGCACGACGCCCGCGGCGTGCAGCAGGTCCCGCGCAACGCCTTCCCGCCCGACTTCACGCCCGAGGTCGGCATGGAGGCCCAGGCGCAGGGGCCCGACGGCGAGCAGATCAACTTCGTCATCACCGGCGTCACCGCCGACACGGTGACGATCGACATGAACCACCCGCTCGCGGGCAAGACGCTCCACTTCGACATCACCGTCCGCGGCGTCCGCGCCGCCACGCCGGACGAGCTGCAGCACGGCCACGTCCACGGCGCCGGCGGGCACGAGCACTGA
- a CDS encoding HAD family hydrolase: MPGFRAVVTDLDNTLYPWVDYIVPSLEAMVASLEATTGLPRIRIVQSLKAVYTKYESNEYPFAIQESDIFQPYESDFDSFNQLVVDPARRAFKAARERYLRPYPGVPEALAAIRARGLLLVALTDAPRNAAELRLKWLGMDRLFDAVYTLPGYSLPENVDPAIRRRQALGHYRSATRVCELPREAEKPSPEGLRRILDDFDLPAREVLYVGDNVLKDMPIARDLGATGVWAEYGTYVSNEYRERLAIISAKAVTRRHVAEEGPARWPLAISSFSQVVEVLDGARWSTPAARPSPAAKRRRR, translated from the coding sequence GTGCCCGGCTTTCGCGCGGTGGTCACCGACCTCGACAACACCCTCTACCCGTGGGTGGACTACATCGTCCCGAGCCTCGAGGCGATGGTCGCGTCGCTCGAGGCCACCACCGGCCTGCCGCGCATCCGGATCGTCCAGTCGCTCAAGGCGGTCTACACGAAGTACGAGTCGAACGAGTACCCGTTCGCCATCCAGGAGTCGGACATCTTCCAGCCGTACGAGTCCGACTTCGACTCCTTCAACCAGCTCGTGGTCGATCCGGCCCGGCGCGCCTTCAAGGCGGCGCGCGAGCGCTACCTGCGCCCGTACCCGGGCGTGCCGGAGGCGCTCGCCGCCATCCGCGCCCGGGGGCTCCTGCTCGTGGCGCTCACCGACGCGCCGCGGAACGCCGCGGAGCTCCGGCTCAAGTGGCTCGGCATGGACCGCCTCTTCGACGCGGTCTACACGCTCCCCGGCTACTCGCTGCCGGAGAACGTGGACCCCGCCATCCGCCGGCGGCAGGCGCTCGGGCACTACCGCTCGGCGACCCGCGTCTGCGAGCTGCCGCGCGAGGCCGAGAAGCCCTCGCCGGAGGGGCTGCGCCGGATCCTGGACGACTTCGACCTCCCGGCGCGGGAGGTGCTCTACGTCGGGGACAACGTGCTCAAGGACATGCCGATCGCGCGGGACCTCGGCGCGACCGGCGTCTGGGCCGAGTACGGCACCTACGTCTCGAACGAGTACCGGGAGCGGCTCGCCATCATCTCGGCCAAGGCGGTCACCCGCCGGCACGTCGCCGAGGAGGGGCCGGCCCGCTGGCCGCTCGCCATCTCGAGCTTCAGCCAGGTGGTGGAGGTGCTCGACGGCGCGCGCTGGTCCACGCCGGCGGCGCGCCCCTCGCCGGCCGCGAAGCGGCGCCGGCGCTGA
- a CDS encoding TlpA family protein disulfide reductase, translating into MGVAKGGFMGYRNAHFTREQLIEDLSFGAGRDPGWELPDFDLPATDGARVAKRDLAGRPALLTFASITDPMSASAAPVLKKLHRRFGRDVRFLTVYVREAHPGDRIRQPATAEWKLRHARMLRDRDGLPWQVLVDDLEGGFHRALGGNSNAAFLVDPNGRVAFRSLWSNDERVLGGALRAMVEGRSGAPFERERRVVPMARGLARVDEVVRAAGPAAVEDLRRETPLVFAAAELAWFFRALTPLGRAVVLGGAALLAGAALGGVRLARRGA; encoded by the coding sequence ATGGGCGTCGCGAAGGGAGGGTTCATGGGCTACCGCAACGCCCACTTCACCCGCGAGCAGTTGATCGAGGACCTCTCCTTCGGCGCCGGGCGCGACCCGGGGTGGGAGCTGCCCGACTTCGACCTGCCGGCGACCGACGGCGCGCGGGTCGCGAAGCGCGACCTGGCGGGCCGGCCGGCCCTCCTCACGTTCGCCTCGATCACCGACCCGATGTCGGCCTCCGCGGCGCCGGTGCTGAAGAAGCTCCACCGCCGCTTCGGCCGCGACGTCCGCTTCCTCACCGTCTACGTGCGCGAGGCGCACCCCGGCGACCGGATCCGCCAGCCGGCCACGGCGGAGTGGAAGCTGCGCCACGCCCGCATGCTCCGGGACCGCGACGGCCTGCCCTGGCAGGTGCTGGTGGACGACCTCGAGGGCGGGTTCCACCGCGCGCTCGGCGGGAACAGCAACGCTGCCTTCCTCGTGGACCCGAACGGGCGGGTGGCGTTCCGCTCGCTCTGGTCGAACGACGAGCGGGTCCTCGGGGGCGCCCTGCGGGCCATGGTGGAGGGGCGCTCGGGGGCGCCGTTCGAGCGCGAGCGCCGGGTCGTGCCGATGGCGCGCGGGCTCGCGCGGGTGGACGAGGTGGTCCGGGCGGCCGGGCCGGCGGCCGTCGAGGACCTCCGCCGGGAGACCCCGCTGGTGTTCGCCGCGGCGGAGCTGGCCTGGTTCTTCCGCGCGCTGACGCCGCTCGGGCGGGCGGTGGTGCTCGGAGGCGCGGCGCTGCTGGCGGGCGCGGCGCTGGGCGGGGTCCGGCTGGCCCGGCGGGGCGCCTAG
- a CDS encoding (2Fe-2S) ferredoxin domain-containing protein produces MGRFRHHVFVCENRRPDDDPRGCCACRGSLEVRAALKAELKRRGLKGGVRANASGCLDACAHGPAMVVYPEGVWYGGVTPADVPEIVERHLVGGEPVERLLIRAYLQPPRHEEPGGR; encoded by the coding sequence ATGGGCCGGTTCCGCCACCACGTCTTCGTCTGCGAGAACCGGCGCCCCGACGACGACCCCCGCGGCTGCTGCGCCTGCCGCGGCAGCCTCGAGGTGCGGGCGGCGCTCAAGGCGGAGCTGAAGCGCCGCGGGCTCAAGGGCGGCGTCCGCGCCAACGCCTCCGGCTGCCTCGACGCGTGCGCGCACGGGCCGGCGATGGTGGTCTACCCGGAGGGCGTGTGGTACGGCGGCGTCACGCCGGCCGACGTGCCCGAGATCGTGGAGCGGCACCTCGTCGGCGGCGAGCCGGTCGAGCGGCTCCTCATCCGGGCCTACCTGCAGCCGCCCCGGCACGAGGAGCCGGGCGGGCGCTGA
- a CDS encoding SirB1 family protein yields the protein MLPDFSESPSRAHFAALIGRSDIPLAEAALAVAEEEYPRLQPERYLARIDELAGKLADRLPARRSAAGTLRALRQILFEEGGFRGNEGAYYDPRNSFLNEVLDRKLGIPITLSILTIEVAGRVGLELQGVGLPGHFLVKYVSSRREVYVDAYRGGEILSADECEARFRAHHREDWEPSYLDAVSPRQILGRMLHNLKRIYVEAGDDVRALWVIDRLLLLAPNDLSERRDRGLLAARLGVVGAARQDLSAYLDRAPGAADASDIQALLTQLEHRKSFLN from the coding sequence ATGCTGCCGGATTTCTCCGAGAGCCCCTCGCGCGCCCACTTCGCCGCCCTCATCGGCCGGAGCGACATCCCCCTCGCCGAGGCGGCGCTGGCGGTCGCCGAGGAGGAGTACCCGCGGCTCCAGCCGGAGCGGTACCTGGCCCGCATCGACGAGCTGGCTGGGAAGCTGGCCGACCGGCTCCCGGCGCGCCGGTCCGCCGCGGGCACGCTCCGGGCGCTGCGCCAGATCCTGTTCGAGGAGGGCGGCTTCCGCGGCAACGAGGGCGCCTACTACGACCCGCGCAACTCCTTCCTGAACGAGGTCCTCGACCGGAAGCTCGGGATCCCGATCACCCTCTCCATCCTCACCATCGAGGTGGCGGGGCGGGTCGGCCTCGAGCTGCAGGGCGTCGGGCTCCCCGGCCACTTCCTCGTGAAGTACGTCTCGAGCCGGCGCGAGGTCTACGTGGACGCCTACCGCGGGGGCGAGATCCTCTCCGCCGACGAGTGCGAGGCCCGCTTCCGCGCCCACCACCGCGAGGACTGGGAGCCGAGCTACCTCGACGCCGTCTCGCCGCGCCAGATCCTGGGGCGGATGCTCCACAACCTGAAGCGGATCTACGTGGAGGCGGGCGACGACGTCCGCGCGCTCTGGGTCATCGACCGGCTCCTCCTGCTCGCGCCCAACGACCTCTCGGAGCGCCGGGACCGGGGCCTGCTCGCGGCCCGCCTCGGCGTCGTCGGCGCGGCCCGCCAGGACCTCTCCGCCTACCTCGACCGCGCGCCGGGCGCGGCCGACGCCTCCGACATCCAGGCGCTGCTCACGCAGCTGGAGCACCGGAAGAGCTTCCTCAACTAG